From Streptomyces sp. NBC_00370, a single genomic window includes:
- a CDS encoding RCC1 domain-containing protein, translating to MLATSSVLAAGRRHSVGRRWDGTVLAAGNTAAAECRVELWEDVVGLAAGNVHTATNTGRSHTVGLRSDGTVLATGWNGDGQCDVIGWRGVTVVAAGWRHTLGLLANGRVLAVGRSSEGQCDVQPWREIAVLSCGDWHSVGVRSDGSALAAGNNRRRQCAVEGWSDLAAISAGYLHTVGLKADGRAVATGDRATGSCEVDEWEDMVALSAGSYHTVGVTAFGRALATGDNSYGQCEVGEWQDIVAVAAGSTHTLGLRANGTVVTAGNNADGQCEVDDWSGVQLP from the coding sequence ATGCTCGCTACCTCGTCGGTGCTTGCGGCCGGAAGGCGTCATTCTGTCGGACGGCGCTGGGACGGAACCGTTCTCGCCGCGGGCAATACCGCAGCCGCAGAGTGTCGTGTTGAGCTATGGGAAGACGTCGTCGGGTTGGCAGCCGGCAACGTCCATACCGCGACGAACACGGGCAGGTCTCATACGGTGGGACTCCGGTCGGACGGCACGGTGCTGGCAACGGGGTGGAACGGCGATGGGCAATGTGATGTCATCGGATGGCGAGGCGTCACGGTCGTGGCCGCAGGCTGGCGCCACACGCTCGGACTACTCGCGAATGGCCGCGTGCTGGCGGTTGGCCGCAGTTCAGAAGGGCAGTGCGACGTGCAGCCCTGGCGAGAGATAGCCGTCCTCTCGTGTGGCGACTGGCACTCGGTCGGCGTTCGGTCGGACGGTTCTGCACTGGCCGCGGGGAACAACCGACGACGGCAGTGCGCCGTTGAGGGGTGGAGTGACCTAGCTGCGATCTCGGCCGGGTATCTCCATACCGTCGGCCTCAAAGCCGACGGGCGGGCAGTAGCGACCGGAGACCGGGCAACCGGGTCGTGCGAGGTCGATGAGTGGGAAGACATGGTGGCGCTCAGCGCGGGCAGCTACCACACCGTCGGGGTCACCGCGTTCGGGCGGGCCCTCGCGACGGGAGACAACAGCTACGGGCAATGCGAAGTCGGGGAGTGGCAGGACATTGTTGCTGTGGCGGCCGGTTCAACGCACACCCTTGGCCTGCGTGCCAACGGCACAGTCGTGACCGCAGGCAACAATGCCGACGGACAGTGTGAAGTCGATGACTGGTCCGGAGTCCAGCTTCCATAG
- the glgX gene encoding glycogen debranching protein GlgX encodes MDLQGGRAYPLGAEFDGAGTNFALFSEVAEKVELCLVDDDGAERRMALPEVDGSVWHGYLPGVGPGQRYGYRVHGPFDPANGLRCNPAKLLLDPYAKAVDGQIDGDPSLCGHRMDDPGVADDRDSLGHGMLGVVTDPGSFDWAGDRPPQRSYHESVIYEAHVKGMTRLHPDVPEELRGTYAGMAHPAVVAHLVDLGVTAVELMPVHQFTQDGFLVDRGLSNYWGYNTIGYFAPHNAYAATGTRGQQVDEFKSMVKALHAAGLEVILDVVYNHTAEGNEQGPTLSYRGIDNRSYYRLVDDDPSHYFDTTGTGNSLLMRHPHVLQMIMDSLRYWVTEMHVDGFRFDLAATLLRQFHEVDRLSAFLDIVQQDPVIGAVKLIAEPWDIGDDGYQVGNFPALWSEWNGKYRDNVRGFWRGDQGTLGEFAARITGSPDLYQHDSRRPRASINFVTAHDGFTLRDLVSYEQRYNDANGEDGADGESNNRSFNCGAEGPTDDPGIRELRLRQHRNILTTLLISQGVPMIAHGDETGRTQGGNNNVYCQDNETAWMHWDLDDDQRQLRDFTAHLLRLRHEHPALRRRRFLHGPSDTTPAERADIAWLRPDAQLMNQEDWQRGDAHALTVYLGGDSDIERSEPNATPDDSFLLLFNAYHQPVEFRLPAEDFGQKWTTLVDTAEPLATEAGATASDTTLTLPAHSLRILQSPRTT; translated from the coding sequence ATGGATCTTCAGGGCGGTCGCGCCTACCCTCTGGGCGCCGAGTTTGACGGCGCCGGCACCAACTTCGCTCTGTTCTCGGAAGTCGCGGAGAAGGTGGAGCTGTGTCTGGTCGACGACGACGGGGCGGAGCGCCGTATGGCGCTACCCGAGGTGGACGGGTCGGTCTGGCACGGCTATCTGCCCGGTGTGGGCCCCGGCCAGCGCTACGGGTACCGGGTGCACGGGCCCTTCGACCCGGCGAACGGGCTGCGCTGCAACCCGGCAAAGCTTTTGCTGGACCCCTATGCCAAGGCTGTCGACGGGCAGATAGACGGGGATCCTTCGCTGTGTGGCCACCGCATGGACGATCCCGGCGTTGCCGATGACCGCGATTCGCTCGGGCACGGCATGTTGGGCGTGGTTACCGATCCCGGTTCGTTCGACTGGGCCGGGGACCGGCCGCCGCAGCGCTCGTATCACGAGTCGGTGATCTACGAGGCACACGTCAAGGGCATGACCCGGCTGCACCCCGACGTCCCCGAGGAACTGCGCGGTACGTACGCCGGTATGGCCCACCCGGCCGTCGTCGCGCACTTGGTCGACCTCGGGGTGACCGCCGTCGAACTGATGCCGGTGCACCAGTTCACCCAGGACGGCTTCCTGGTCGACCGGGGCCTGTCGAACTACTGGGGCTACAACACCATCGGTTACTTCGCCCCGCACAACGCGTATGCCGCCACCGGCACGCGCGGCCAGCAGGTCGACGAGTTCAAGTCCATGGTCAAGGCGCTGCACGCGGCGGGCCTGGAAGTGATCCTCGACGTGGTCTACAACCACACAGCGGAGGGCAACGAGCAGGGCCCGACCCTGTCCTACCGGGGCATCGACAACCGGTCGTACTACCGTCTGGTCGACGACGACCCGAGCCACTACTTCGACACCACCGGCACGGGCAACAGCCTGCTGATGCGGCACCCGCACGTCCTTCAGATGATCATGGACTCGCTGCGGTACTGGGTCACCGAGATGCACGTGGACGGCTTTCGCTTCGACCTCGCGGCCACCCTGCTGCGGCAGTTCCACGAGGTGGACCGGCTGTCGGCGTTCCTCGACATCGTGCAGCAGGACCCGGTCATCGGCGCGGTCAAGCTGATCGCCGAGCCCTGGGACATCGGCGACGACGGTTACCAGGTCGGCAACTTCCCCGCCCTGTGGAGCGAGTGGAACGGCAAGTACCGCGACAACGTGCGCGGCTTCTGGCGCGGGGACCAGGGCACGCTCGGCGAGTTCGCGGCCCGCATCACCGGATCCCCGGACCTCTACCAGCACGACAGCCGCAGACCGCGCGCCAGTATCAACTTCGTCACCGCCCATGACGGGTTCACGCTCCGCGACCTCGTCTCCTACGAGCAGCGGTACAACGACGCCAACGGTGAGGACGGGGCCGACGGGGAGAGCAACAACCGGTCCTTCAACTGCGGCGCCGAGGGACCGACCGACGACCCCGGGATCCGAGAACTACGGCTGCGCCAGCACCGCAACATCCTCACCACCCTGCTCATCTCCCAAGGCGTCCCGATGATCGCCCACGGCGACGAGACCGGCCGCACCCAGGGCGGCAACAACAACGTCTACTGCCAGGACAACGAAACCGCCTGGATGCACTGGGACCTGGACGACGACCAGCGGCAGCTGCGCGACTTCACGGCCCACCTCCTGCGACTGCGCCACGAACACCCGGCTCTGCGGCGCCGACGGTTCCTGCACGGCCCCAGCGACACGACCCCTGCCGAACGCGCCGACATCGCCTGGCTGCGCCCGGACGCCCAGCTCATGAACCAGGAGGACTGGCAGCGCGGCGACGCCCACGCGCTGACCGTCTACCTCGGCGGCGACAGCGACATCGAACGCTCGGAACCCAACGCCACCCCCGATGATTCCTTCCTGCTGCTCTTCAACGCCTACCACCAACCTGTGGAATTCCGTCTCCCCGCAGAGGACTTCGGGCAGAAGTGGACCACCCTGGTGGACACCGCAGAACCCCTCGCCACGGAAGCCGGAGCCACGGCCTCGGACACCACGCTGACTCTTCCGGCTCACAGCCTGCGGATACTGCAGAGCCCCCGCACGACCTGA
- a CDS encoding RecQ family ATP-dependent DNA helicase: MVTSSSRRLQRSARKVFGWERLRPEQLLAMEAVMERRDTLVVMPTGAGKSAVYQVPGLLMPGPTVVVSPLIALQRDQVQGLLRREGPEAVAVNSTQSGSANAAVWDRISAGGVDFLFLAPEQLAKDDVIEQLAAAEPALFVVDEAQCVSSWGHDFRPEYLRLGQVIDRLGRPPVLALTASAAAPVRADIVAQLGMRDVHEVVTGFDRPNIHLEVIAFQDAAVKKRAVIERAAAEPKPGLVYAATRREAEEYADELGALGLDVAAYHAGLPGAERGAVHDRFMAGSLDVVVATSAFGMGIDKPDVRFVLHASAPGSLDAYYQEIGRAGRDGEPSRAILAYRPKDLGMQRFFAAGRPDPDTVTQVASTLQSHDGPVPPSELREETHLTASRLTAVVNLLEQVDAVRTTDDGELEPTGGKTAARAAEQAVELGDAHQQLERSRVDMMRGYAETTGCRRRFLLGYFGQALDGSEGCGSCDQCVAAELAQQGGGGGPAVLSGTGGSIPATGDSSPSDGQHSFQPGTLVRHEQWGEGSVMSEEDQRLTVLFETVGYRTLSLDVVQENGLLTVC; the protein is encoded by the coding sequence ATGGTCACTTCGTCGTCGCGGCGGTTGCAGCGTAGCGCGCGGAAGGTTTTCGGCTGGGAGCGGTTGCGGCCGGAGCAGTTGCTGGCGATGGAGGCGGTGATGGAGCGGCGGGACACGCTGGTGGTGATGCCTACCGGCGCTGGCAAGTCGGCCGTCTATCAGGTGCCCGGTCTGCTGATGCCGGGTCCGACTGTTGTGGTGTCACCGCTGATCGCTCTTCAGCGGGACCAGGTGCAGGGGCTGTTGCGTCGGGAGGGCCCGGAGGCGGTGGCGGTGAACTCGACGCAGAGCGGCAGTGCGAACGCGGCGGTGTGGGACCGGATCAGCGCGGGCGGTGTCGACTTCCTCTTCCTGGCGCCGGAACAGCTGGCGAAGGACGACGTGATAGAGCAGCTCGCGGCGGCGGAGCCGGCTCTGTTCGTGGTGGACGAGGCGCAGTGCGTGTCGTCCTGGGGTCATGACTTCCGTCCCGAGTATCTGCGGCTGGGGCAGGTCATCGACCGGCTCGGGCGGCCTCCTGTGCTCGCCTTGACCGCGAGTGCCGCCGCCCCCGTGCGGGCTGACATTGTCGCGCAGCTCGGCATGCGCGACGTGCACGAGGTCGTCACCGGTTTCGACCGTCCCAACATCCATCTGGAGGTCATCGCCTTCCAGGACGCCGCGGTCAAGAAGCGGGCGGTGATCGAGCGGGCGGCGGCGGAGCCCAAACCGGGCCTGGTCTACGCGGCGACGCGCCGCGAGGCGGAGGAGTACGCGGACGAACTCGGTGCGCTGGGGCTGGATGTGGCGGCCTACCACGCCGGGCTTCCGGGGGCCGAACGCGGCGCGGTGCACGACCGGTTCATGGCGGGCTCGCTGGACGTGGTCGTGGCGACCTCGGCCTTCGGGATGGGGATCGACAAGCCGGACGTGCGGTTTGTCCTCCACGCCTCCGCCCCGGGGTCACTTGACGCCTACTACCAGGAGATAGGCCGGGCCGGGCGTGACGGCGAGCCCTCGCGCGCGATACTCGCCTACCGGCCGAAGGATCTCGGCATGCAGCGTTTCTTCGCGGCAGGCCGCCCGGACCCGGACACCGTCACCCAGGTGGCGAGCACCCTTCAGAGCCACGACGGGCCCGTACCGCCCAGCGAGCTGCGGGAGGAGACCCACCTGACGGCCAGCCGGCTGACCGCGGTCGTCAACCTCCTGGAGCAGGTCGATGCCGTCCGCACCACCGACGACGGCGAGTTGGAGCCGACCGGCGGCAAGACCGCGGCCCGCGCCGCGGAACAAGCTGTCGAACTCGGCGATGCCCACCAGCAGCTGGAACGATCGCGGGTGGACATGATGCGGGGCTACGCGGAGACCACCGGCTGCCGCCGCCGGTTCCTGCTCGGCTACTTCGGCCAGGCACTGGACGGGTCCGAAGGATGCGGATCCTGTGACCAGTGCGTAGCGGCCGAGCTGGCCCAGCAGGGTGGAGGCGGCGGTCCGGCGGTCCTGTCCGGGACCGGCGGCTCGATCCCCGCGACCGGTGACTCTTCCCCGTCCGACGGGCAGCACTCCTTCCAGCCGGGCACCCTGGTCCGGCACGAGCAGTGGGGGGAGGGCTCGGTGATGAGCGAGGAGGACCAGCGTCTGACCGTGCTGTTCGAAACCGTCGGCTACCGCACGCTGTCCCTGGACGTCGTGCAGGAGAACGGCCTGCTGACCGTGTGCTGA
- a CDS encoding PPOX class F420-dependent oxidoreductase, with amino-acid sequence MATQMTEDEWQAFISEGTRTGKLSTIREDGGPHVVPVWFLLDGSDLVFTAEDRTVKSQNLLRDNRAALCVDDERPPFSYAVLRGRAEISEDPGQLLTWATNIAARYMGQDLAEEFGRRNSVPGMFLVRLRIEHVTAYSDIA; translated from the coding sequence GTGGCTACCCAGATGACCGAGGACGAGTGGCAAGCCTTCATCAGCGAGGGCACCCGCACCGGCAAGCTATCCACCATCCGGGAGGACGGCGGACCGCACGTCGTGCCCGTGTGGTTCCTGCTGGACGGGAGCGATCTCGTCTTCACCGCCGAGGACAGGACGGTGAAAAGCCAGAACCTCCTGCGGGACAACCGTGCCGCGCTGTGCGTCGACGACGAACGTCCGCCCTTCTCCTACGCCGTCCTGCGGGGCCGCGCGGAGATCTCGGAGGACCCGGGCCAGTTGCTCACCTGGGCGACCAATATCGCCGCGCGATACATGGGCCAGGACCTGGCCGAGGAGTTCGGCAGACGCAACAGCGTGCCCGGCATGTTCCTGGTCCGGCTCCGAATCGAACACGTCACCGCCTACTCGGACATCGCCTGA
- a CDS encoding (2Fe-2S)-binding protein: MSHIAEAVPSGVPQIDADLRVNGDRYRLRLDARVTLLDALRDRLGLTGAKKGCDQGACGACTVLLDGKRVVSCLVLAAQCEDREVTTVEALSQGEQPHPVQEAFARHDAFQCGYCTPGQIMSAVALMAEGRAGSDEDIAEFMSGNICRCGAYPNIRAAVRDAAGG; encoded by the coding sequence ATGTCACACATTGCAGAAGCTGTGCCCTCGGGCGTACCGCAGATCGACGCCGACCTCCGCGTCAACGGAGACAGGTACCGCCTGCGGCTGGACGCGCGCGTCACCCTTCTGGACGCCCTGCGGGATCGTCTCGGTCTCACCGGCGCGAAGAAGGGCTGCGACCAGGGGGCGTGCGGAGCGTGCACGGTGCTGCTGGACGGCAAGCGGGTGGTGTCCTGCCTCGTGCTCGCAGCTCAGTGCGAGGATCGAGAGGTCACGACCGTCGAAGCGCTCTCCCAGGGCGAGCAGCCGCACCCGGTGCAGGAGGCCTTCGCCCGGCACGACGCCTTCCAGTGCGGCTACTGCACTCCGGGACAGATCATGTCGGCGGTGGCACTCATGGCCGAAGGGCGGGCCGGCTCCGACGAGGACATCGCGGAGTTCATGAGCGGCAACATCTGCCGCTGCGGCGCCTACCCGAACATCCGCGCGGCGGTCCGCGACGCGGCGGGTGGCTGA
- a CDS encoding FAD binding domain-containing protein, whose translation MHPFAYVRATDTDQAVAEVAADPAASFLAGGTTQLDLMKDGVLRPDRLVDISRLPLRGITPGETTLRVGALTSMEELAADPVLSRRLPFVREALLQGASVQLRNLATVGGNLLQRARCRYFRDPAVGACNKRAPGTGCAAITGIQRMHAVLGTSDHCIALHASDLAVPLTALDATVHVQGANGPRSVQLTRFYLPPGDTPQLENVLEHGELITAVDIPLLPATARSHYLKVRDRASYEFALTSAGVALVIDNGRIEQARVALGGVGTIPWRARDAEEILRGAPADTAAFRAAADAAVTGARPLPGTAFKVDLARRTLVRALETAAGARS comes from the coding sequence ATGCACCCCTTCGCGTATGTACGGGCTACGGACACGGATCAGGCCGTCGCCGAAGTGGCGGCCGACCCGGCCGCCTCGTTCCTCGCCGGCGGCACCACCCAGCTCGACCTGATGAAAGACGGCGTGCTCAGGCCCGACCGGCTCGTCGACATCAGCAGGCTGCCGCTGCGTGGCATCACCCCCGGTGAGACCACCCTGCGGGTGGGGGCACTCACGTCAATGGAGGAGCTGGCGGCCGATCCCGTCCTCAGCCGTCGGCTGCCCTTCGTCCGCGAGGCACTCCTCCAGGGCGCCTCGGTGCAACTGCGCAACCTGGCGACCGTCGGGGGCAACCTTCTTCAGCGCGCCCGGTGCCGCTACTTCAGGGACCCGGCGGTCGGTGCGTGCAACAAACGCGCCCCCGGGACCGGTTGCGCCGCCATCACCGGCATTCAACGTATGCACGCCGTGCTCGGCACCAGCGACCACTGCATCGCACTGCACGCCTCGGACCTGGCCGTACCGTTGACCGCGCTGGACGCGACCGTCCACGTGCAGGGGGCGAACGGACCGCGATCCGTCCAGCTGACACGGTTCTACCTGCCACCGGGAGACACTCCGCAACTGGAGAACGTGCTCGAACACGGGGAACTGATCACCGCAGTCGACATCCCCCTGCTCCCGGCGACCGCACGGTCCCACTACCTCAAGGTCCGCGACCGGGCCTCGTACGAGTTCGCCCTGACGTCGGCCGGCGTGGCCCTGGTGATCGACAACGGCAGGATCGAGCAGGCTCGCGTCGCTCTGGGCGGCGTGGGCACCATCCCGTGGCGGGCTCGGGATGCCGAGGAGATCCTGCGCGGGGCCCCGGCGGACACCGCCGCCTTCCGCGCGGCGGCGGACGCCGCCGTCACCGGTGCCAGGCCGCTGCCCGGCACCGCATTCAAAGTGGATCTCGCCCGACGCACCCTGGTGCGGGCCCTCGAAACCGCCGCAGGAGCACGCTCATGA